Proteins encoded by one window of Pseudonocardia alni:
- a CDS encoding DUF7002 family protein encodes MVPGSRHGPGGLSLHPDDLVRRAPRLFHTTPAASWPGIATHGLLPVAGLLDLFGVTGDERERLLTTRRPRAVRLHHPEHGVVLTVDTASLLAAHGDRVLVTRINSGAALFARGRRGPDTFLPVDRVPSSWRPVEVAVPGGVRDLLAHLVDAPAVPERSG; translated from the coding sequence CTGGTACCCGGATCTCGACACGGCCCTGGGGGCCTGAGTCTGCACCCCGACGATCTCGTCCGCCGCGCGCCGCGTCTGTTCCACACCACGCCCGCCGCGTCGTGGCCCGGGATCGCCACGCACGGGCTGCTGCCGGTCGCGGGGCTGCTCGACCTGTTCGGGGTGACCGGCGACGAGCGGGAACGGCTGCTGACCACGCGTCGCCCGCGGGCGGTGCGGCTGCACCACCCCGAGCACGGCGTCGTCCTCACCGTCGACACCGCGTCGCTGCTGGCCGCGCACGGCGACCGGGTGCTCGTGACCCGGATCAACTCCGGCGCCGCGCTGTTCGCGCGGGGGCGGCGCGGGCCGGACACCTTCCTGCCGGTCGACCGGGTGCCGTCGTCGTGGCGGCCGGTGGAGGTGGCCGTGCCCGGCGGCGTCCGGGACCTGCTCGCGCACCTGGTGGACGCCCCGGCCGTACCGGAGCGCTCCGGATGA
- a CDS encoding STAS domain-containing protein produces MTSAEPGRRRLGHTGSWPEPHSRVSLREHTPAPGVTVLEVIGDVDLAEAEAIRARMSEMLHQTRPARALLDLSGVGFLGSHGLTAVVRSSRAAGEAGVRLDGVTGPGNRAVIRPVRMTGLDQVITWYPDLDTALGA; encoded by the coding sequence GTGACGTCGGCCGAGCCCGGCCGCCGGCGGCTCGGCCACACGGGCAGCTGGCCGGAGCCGCACTCCCGGGTGAGCCTGCGCGAGCACACCCCGGCGCCCGGTGTGACCGTCCTCGAGGTGATCGGTGACGTCGACCTCGCCGAGGCCGAGGCGATCCGGGCCCGGATGTCGGAGATGCTCCACCAGACGCGACCGGCGCGGGCCCTGCTGGACCTGTCCGGCGTCGGATTCCTCGGGTCGCACGGTCTGACCGCGGTGGTCCGGTCCTCCCGGGCGGCCGGTGAGGCCGGGGTCCGTCTCGACGGGGTCACCGGCCCGGGCAACCGTGCGGTGATCCGGCCGGTGCGGATGACCGGGCTGGACCAGGTCATCACCTGGTACCCGGATCTCGACACGGCCCTGGGGGCCTGA
- a CDS encoding amidohydrolase family protein, producing the protein MTTSTSPRPPDPAGDGAVAVVRRARVPGHDGAVDIVMSGGRIRSVGAPAPAGAPGTDAGDRLVVGGLVDAHLHLDKALTADRCSWSGGTVDDAMAETAAMKADFTVDDVAARAGAVLASCVAHGTTRVRTHVELDPTVGRRGLEGVLAAAADWAWAVDVEVCVFAQDGLTGSPETARLLDEALAGARAAGRRAVVGGAPYADDDPAGQLDRVFGLAADHDADVDLHLDLFDGTAEGALIGTVCDLTERAGLGGRVTAGHGTAWSFLEPEQRAAVLDRCAGTGVGVVSLPSTDLFLTGRETGAGAPRGVVVLDRLVERDAAAAVATNNVRNAFTPYGDGSLVRMANLYANLTHQASPEQLSACLDLVGPRAARVLGTPAAATGVVAGAPADLVCLDAPDPGTAVAAVAPVRWVLKGGRRTVTGAAVELHPPV; encoded by the coding sequence GTGACCACCTCCACATCACCGCGCCCCCCGGACCCGGCCGGCGACGGCGCCGTGGCCGTCGTGCGGCGTGCCCGCGTCCCCGGCCACGACGGCGCCGTCGACATCGTGATGTCCGGCGGCAGGATCCGGTCGGTGGGTGCCCCGGCCCCCGCCGGGGCACCCGGTACCGACGCGGGGGACCGGCTCGTCGTCGGCGGTCTCGTCGACGCGCACCTGCACCTGGATAAGGCGCTCACCGCTGACCGCTGCTCCTGGTCCGGCGGCACCGTCGACGACGCGATGGCCGAGACCGCGGCGATGAAGGCGGACTTCACCGTCGACGACGTCGCCGCCCGCGCCGGGGCCGTCCTGGCGTCCTGCGTCGCGCACGGCACCACCCGGGTGCGGACCCACGTCGAGCTCGACCCGACCGTCGGGCGACGCGGGCTGGAGGGTGTGCTGGCGGCCGCGGCGGACTGGGCCTGGGCCGTCGACGTCGAGGTCTGCGTGTTCGCCCAGGACGGCCTGACCGGCTCGCCGGAGACGGCCCGGCTGCTCGACGAGGCGCTCGCCGGGGCCCGCGCGGCGGGCCGGCGCGCGGTCGTGGGCGGCGCCCCCTACGCCGACGACGACCCCGCGGGCCAGCTGGACCGCGTGTTCGGGCTGGCCGCGGACCACGACGCCGACGTCGACCTGCACCTGGACCTGTTCGACGGCACCGCCGAGGGCGCGCTGATCGGCACGGTGTGCGACCTGACCGAACGGGCGGGGCTCGGCGGCCGGGTCACCGCGGGCCACGGCACGGCGTGGTCGTTCCTGGAGCCCGAGCAGCGCGCCGCGGTGCTGGACCGGTGCGCCGGGACGGGGGTCGGCGTGGTCTCCCTGCCGTCGACGGACCTGTTCCTCACCGGCCGGGAGACCGGCGCCGGGGCGCCGCGCGGGGTCGTCGTGCTGGACCGGCTCGTCGAGCGCGACGCCGCGGCCGCGGTGGCCACGAACAACGTCCGCAACGCCTTCACCCCCTACGGCGACGGCTCCCTGGTCCGCATGGCGAACCTCTACGCCAACCTGACCCACCAGGCGTCGCCGGAGCAGCTGTCGGCCTGCCTGGACCTGGTCGGCCCGCGCGCCGCCCGGGTGCTCGGCACCCCGGCCGCCGCCACCGGGGTCGTCGCGGGGGCCCCGGCCGACCTGGTCTGCCTCGATGCACCCGACCCGGGCACGGCGGTCGCCGCCGTCGCACCGGTCCGCTGGGTGCTGAAGGGCGGTCGCCGGACCGTCACCGGCGCGGCCGTGGAGCTGCACCCACCGGTGTGA
- a CDS encoding NADP-dependent oxidoreductase, translating to MSTREGRAVRYDRYGGVDELYVTGVGFDGPGPGRVLVEVHAAGINPGETALREGVFAESWPSTFPSGQGSDWAGVVAAVGEGVTDVEPGDDVFGWTDDRASQATHVDVPAEQVLRRPAGLDVATAGALYIAGTAAAASVASVDPQPGETVVVAGAVGGVGQIAVQLLTLRDVEVVGIASERNHDRLRELAVTPVAYGSSPEETLANLRAATPDRVHAVVDLVGGGYVALARELGVAPERINTIIDFEGAQAHGAATRGTADSEGRDDLAALGALVADGALQVAIAAGYPLDGVREAYTELEKRHTAGKIVLLPQE from the coding sequence ATGAGCACACGTGAGGGCAGGGCCGTGCGGTACGACCGCTACGGCGGCGTCGACGAGCTGTACGTGACCGGTGTCGGGTTCGACGGCCCCGGTCCGGGCCGTGTGCTGGTCGAGGTGCACGCGGCCGGGATCAACCCGGGCGAGACCGCGCTGCGCGAAGGCGTGTTCGCCGAGTCCTGGCCCAGCACGTTCCCCAGCGGGCAGGGCAGCGACTGGGCCGGGGTCGTCGCGGCGGTCGGGGAGGGCGTCACCGACGTCGAGCCCGGCGACGACGTCTTCGGCTGGACCGACGACCGCGCCTCCCAGGCCACCCACGTCGACGTGCCCGCCGAGCAGGTACTGCGCCGCCCGGCCGGTCTTGACGTCGCGACGGCCGGTGCGCTCTACATCGCCGGGACGGCCGCGGCCGCGTCGGTCGCGTCGGTGGACCCGCAGCCGGGGGAGACGGTCGTCGTCGCCGGTGCCGTGGGCGGGGTGGGGCAGATCGCGGTGCAGCTGCTGACGCTGCGCGACGTGGAGGTCGTCGGGATCGCCTCCGAGCGCAACCACGACCGGCTGCGCGAGCTGGCCGTGACCCCGGTCGCCTACGGGTCCTCGCCCGAGGAGACGCTGGCGAACCTGCGCGCCGCGACGCCGGACCGGGTGCACGCCGTCGTCGACCTCGTCGGCGGCGGCTACGTCGCGCTCGCCCGCGAGCTCGGTGTCGCCCCGGAGCGGATCAACACGATCATCGACTTCGAGGGTGCGCAGGCCCACGGCGCCGCCACCCGGGGCACCGCCGACTCCGAGGGCCGCGACGACCTCGCCGCGCTCGGCGCGCTCGTCGCCGACGGGGCCCTGCAGGTCGCGATCGCGGCCGGGTACCCGCTCGACGGGGTCCGCGAGGCCTACACCGAGCTGGAGAAGCGGCACACCGCGGGGAAGATCGTCCTGCTGCCGCAGGAGTGA
- a CDS encoding TIGR03557 family F420-dependent LLM class oxidoreductase, protein MQIGFKLFAEAHTPQEMVRQAVRAEEAGFDFVEISDHYHPWLESHGHSGFAWSILAAIAMRTERIGLATGVTCPTIRYHPAIIAQAAATTALLSDGRFTLGVGSGEQLSEHITGHPWPVVGVRHAMLREALEIIRLLWSGGYRTYRGNHLSIEDAQVFDLPDTLPDIVVAAGGPKAARIAGELGDGLFATEPRTDLIDAYTAAGGTGSRWAEVPLAYAGTVDAALESAHRLFRFGPTGWKIQAELPNVRNFEAATAFVRREDMADAFGAGPDVETHVATVKGFADAGYDRLALISAGPDVEEFFAFFEGELAGRLRAL, encoded by the coding sequence GTGCAGATCGGCTTCAAGCTCTTCGCCGAGGCCCACACGCCGCAGGAGATGGTCCGCCAGGCCGTCCGGGCGGAGGAGGCCGGTTTCGACTTCGTCGAGATCTCCGACCACTACCACCCGTGGCTGGAGAGTCACGGGCACTCCGGGTTCGCCTGGTCGATCCTCGCCGCGATCGCGATGCGGACCGAGCGGATCGGCCTGGCCACCGGGGTGACCTGCCCGACGATCCGCTACCACCCGGCGATCATCGCCCAGGCCGCGGCGACGACCGCACTGCTGTCCGACGGCCGGTTCACCCTCGGCGTCGGCTCCGGCGAACAGCTGTCCGAGCACATCACCGGACACCCGTGGCCGGTCGTCGGGGTGCGGCACGCCATGCTCCGCGAGGCGCTGGAGATCATCCGGCTGCTCTGGTCCGGCGGCTACCGCACCTACCGCGGCAACCACCTGTCCATCGAGGACGCGCAGGTGTTCGACCTGCCGGACACACTGCCGGACATCGTCGTCGCCGCGGGCGGGCCGAAGGCGGCGCGGATCGCCGGTGAACTGGGCGACGGCCTCTTCGCCACCGAGCCCCGCACCGACCTGATCGACGCCTACACCGCGGCCGGCGGGACCGGCTCCCGCTGGGCCGAGGTCCCGCTGGCCTACGCCGGCACCGTCGACGCCGCGCTGGAGTCCGCGCACCGGCTGTTCCGGTTCGGCCCGACCGGCTGGAAGATCCAGGCCGAGCTGCCGAACGTGCGCAACTTCGAGGCTGCGACGGCCTTCGTCCGCAGGGAGGACATGGCCGACGCGTTCGGGGCGGGCCCGGACGTCGAGACCCACGTCGCGACGGTGAAGGGCTTCGCCGACGCGGGCTACGACCGGCTCGCACTGATCAGCGCCGGACCGGACGT